The sequence below is a genomic window from Manis pentadactyla isolate mManPen7 unplaced genomic scaffold, mManPen7.hap1 scaffold_659, whole genome shotgun sequence.
gatatacaaatggccagtaagtacCTCCAAAGCTACTCAACATTATCAGtccttagggaaatgcaaatcaaagccacaacgTGATAATACTTCACGTCCACGAAGATGactaaaaacatttttcaaacgACAATTGGAACCTacacacattgctggtggcaatgtaaaatggcgcagccactttggaaaacattctggcagttccttaaaatattaaacagttaTACGACCCAGCAGCCTCACGCCTACGTATATACTCAAGTGTTCATGGTaaaattattcataacagccacaaagtggaaacaacccaaatacccaCCCACtgatgaaaggataaataaaaggtGGTATATTCACATCATGGaaaactattcagcaataaaatgaagattaaaaacattatgctcagtaaaatttatgtgtatgatcccatttatttgaaatgtcccaaagaggcaaatctatagagccAGAAAGTGAATTGGTGGTAGCAaggcctgggggcagaggggatgGGATTGACTACTAATGGGCAGGGTGTTAAACTtgggagtgatgaaaatgttccaaaattaaATTGCCATGATGGATGATCAACTCCACCAACATACTAAGAACCATGTAAAAGTTTGCTTTCAAAAGGTGAAGTTTATGGGAtataaattacatctcaatatagctgtgatttttaaaaatgatctcaAGACACTCAGTGCACAGTTGCCCTGGGTTTCCTGCCCCACCAAGGCTGAACGGGATAGGACCTAGAAGGCCGACCCCATGCCCCTCTGTCCCGCTACGTGACTCTGCCTAGCCCCACCTCCCCTTCTGACTCCGCCACACTCTGTGCCCTCACGTCACTCCGCCCAACGCCCTTTACTCCGCCCTATCCCGGCCCAACTTGTCTCTGCCCCGACTTgactccaccccacccccgcagGACCCCGTCCTCTCGCGACACTGCCATGCAACCACATGACTCCGCCCCTAATGGATCCTCCCActaacagttactgaaaaggGACCGCATTTCCTGTCCCATCCCAGAGCTGCTGCTTGGTCCAGAGCCTGCCTGCCTCTAGCCTCTCTCATTGCTCTCCGTGGGAACACGCTGAGGCCACCTGCGCCTTCACCACCACACTGCTTGCCATGAATGGTGAACAGCCATCCCTAGTGGTGCAGAACTACCCTCTTGAGTGCCAGGCTGCTGTCAACAAACAAATCAACATGGAGCTCACCGCCTCCTACACGTACCTGTCCATGGCCTTCTACTTCGACCGGAATGATGTGGCCTTGAAGCACTTCGGCCAGTTCTTCCTGCGCCAGTCCCGTGGGAAGGGCGAGCGTGCTGAGAAGCTGATGCACCTGCAGAACGAGCGCGGCGGCCGCCTGAGCCTCCGCGACATCAGGAATCCCGGCGGCGACGACTGGGGGAATGGCGTGATGGCCATGGAGTACGCCTTGGGCCTGGAAAAGAGGGTCAACCAGAGCCTGCTAGATCTGCACCGCCTGGCCACCGACAAGGGCGATGCGCACCTGTGTGATTTCCTGGAGCGTCACTATCTGCACGAGCAAGTCAGGTCCATCAAAGAGCTGGGGGACCATATCAGCATCCTGCGCAAGATGGGAGCCCCAGAAGCCGGCCTGGCCGAGTACCTCTTTGATAAGctcaccctgggcagcagcgacAAGAACTGAGCTTGGACGGCCTACCCCGTAGCCAGGGGCAGTTTCCCCTGGCCACCATGCCCAGCAGCCTTATTGAAAGATTGCCCTTACAAAGCGTTCACTTCCGTTTTTTCTTCCGGTTTTGTCATTTCTTCCAATAaaggtatttcatttttgttaaattaataaaGGTCTCTGGTTGATTCTGTGTGCCAAAGCCTCcccttttaagttttaaaacaggTCTCCAGGTGTCTCTATCCACCCACGCCCCATCCACGGACAGCTCGGCATCTCCACGGACGGAGTGAGATGGTGTCCACGGGACCAGGAAAACACAAAATCCATCTTCCCCTTATAAAGGAGTGTGGGTCGGATGGGGTTGGGGTGAGGTGGGTGGTCTGGGTTGtgagggggtggggtgaggtgggtgATCTGGGGCCCTGGAGAAGGCAGGCACGTGACCATGGTAAAGACATAAAAGAACATAGCCTAGAATTCATCACCGTAGTTGCCCTAAGATAGAAGGAAAGAGGATGGGATTGGGTGGGGATTAAAATGAGGGGGATCTTTCATAGACAAAAGACTCGTGGTTGCTACTGGGGAGGGGGGAGTGGTTAAAATAGGTTGAGGGGTTAAAGAGGCCCTAAATCCCAATTACGGTATAAGTTAGCCTCATGAAAGTACAACAtcagaaatatagtcaataatattcaaTATCTTTGTATTTTGACAGCAGTAACACTTActgggatgagcatttaataatgtaggtaactgtccaatcactatgttgtgcatgTGAAGCCAACAGAGTGTATATCCACTCTACTTgagtaaaggaaacaaaagaaaagggggatcttTGGCTTGATGTGAAATGT
It includes:
- the LOC118928585 gene encoding ferritin heavy chain-like → MNGEQPSLVVQNYPLECQAAVNKQINMELTASYTYLSMAFYFDRNDVALKHFGQFFLRQSRGKGERAEKLMHLQNERGGRLSLRDIRNPGGDDWGNGVMAMEYALGLEKRVNQSLLDLHRLATDKGDAHLCDFLERHYLHEQVRSIKELGDHISILRKMGAPEAGLAEYLFDKLTLGSSDKN